GGATGGAGTCGAGCTGACCGGCCACCCACTGGCAGTACTGGTTGAACTCGGCGCGCAGCGGGTAGAAGTTCTCCCGGATGTAGAAGCGGTAGAGGCGGCCCGTCTGCTTGAGGAAGTTCAGGAAGGAGTAGGGCGAGGTCGGGTCGGCGAGCGTGACGAGATCCGCCATGAACGGCACCTGGAGGTGGGCCGGTTCGAGCATCATGCCGGGGTGCCAGTCGAAGCTCTCCCGGCGTTCCAGGAAGAGATGGTCCAGTCCGTCCAGCGGCTCGCTCAGCGCGGCGAGTCCCAGGTTGAACGGGCCGAGGCCGATGCCCACCAGATCGTGGATGCGGCCGTCTGCGGTGTTCTCGGTGGTGGTCATGCGGAGAGGTCCTTCTGGTCGGAGGAGACGGAGGAGACGGCAGCGTCGTCGCGTGGTGCTGTCAGAGTGCCGAGGAGGTCCGCGCCGGTGCGGCGCAGGAGCTCGATGATGTCCTGGATGTCGCTGAGACGGGTCTCGGCGTTCAGGAGCGTGAACTTGAGATGGTGACGCCCGTGCACGGTCGTCCCGGCCACCACGGCCTCACCGGAGGCGAACACGGCGGCGCGGATGGCGGGGTTGAGTCGGTCCGCGAGATCCTCGTCCAGCGGGACCCCGTTCAGCAGGGGGCGGTAACGGAACACCAGGGTGCTGAGCTGGGGCGCGGCCGCGAGTTCGAAATCCGGGTCCTCGTCGAGGAGGGTCCCCACGCGGGCGGTGAGGTCGATGGCTTCGTCGAAGAGCGCCCCGACGGCATCCGCGCCCATGGTGCGGAGCGTGAGCCACAGCTTGAGGGCGTCGAAGCGGCGGGTGGTCTGGATGCTCTTGTCCACCTGATTGGGGATCTGGGCCTTGGCGGCGCTCTCCGGGTTGAGGTAGTCCGCGTAGTAGGTCACGTGGCGGAGCATCGCGCGGTCCCGGACCAGAACGGCGCTGGAGCTCACGGGCTGGAAGAAGGTCTTGTGGAAGTCGACCGTCACGGAGTCCGCCAGGTGGATGCCGTTCAGCAGCCCGCCGTGGCGCGGCGAGACGAGCAGCCCGCCACCGTACGCGGCGTCGACGTGCATCCAGGCGTCGTATGCCTTCGCCAGCGCGGAGACCTCGTGCAGCGGGTCGACCGCGCCGAAGTCGGTGGTGCCCGCCGTCGCCACCACTGCCATCGGGATCAGACCGGCCTCCTGGGACTCGGCGAGGGCGGCGCCGAGGGCGGCCGGGTCCAGGCGGTGGTCCGGCGTCGTGGGAACCGGGATGACGGCGTCGAAGCCGAGGCCCAGCATGGCGGCCGACTTCTGGATGCTGAAGTGGCTGTCCGCGGAGGTGAAGATCCGCAGGCGGTCCAGGAGCAGCGGCAGGCGCAGCTCGCGGTGCTCGGCGGACTCGGCCCGGAGTCGCGCGACGGCGTGATTGCGGGCCATGAGCAGGGCCTGGAAGTTGGACTGGCTGCCGCCGGAGGTGAACACGCCGTCCGCGTCCCGGCCGAGACCGATCCGTTCCGCGGTCCAGTCGATCAGCCGCCGCTCGATGAGCGTGGCGCCCGCGCTCTGATCCCACGTGTCCAGGGAGGAGTTCACGGCGGAGAGGATCGCCTCCCCGACCAGCGCCGGGATCACCACGGGGCAGTTCAGGTGCGCGGCATAGCGGGAATCGTGGAAGTAGACGGCGTCCTTCAGATACAGCTCGTCGAGCTCCTCGAGCGCCGCGGTCAGATCCGGGAGCGGCTGATCGAGTTCGACGGCGGCGACCTGGCGCTCCAGGCCGGCGGGCGTGACGCCGGTGAACGGCTGCGAGGTGCGCTGGATCTTGGTGGCCACGGCGTTCACGCCCTGAAGGACCTGCGCCACGTAATTCGGGGAGTTCCTGGCGTTGAGGAGCTGGTTGCTCGCCGCCAGCGCGAGTTCGACGCCGGAACCGAAGTCCTGGCCTGGGGAGAGTTCGACTCGGGACGATGTCACAGGACACTACTTTCCGTCGGGGATCGGGAATGCCCAACGACCGCAAGCAACGTTAGGCAAGCCAAGCCTTACTTAGGCTTGCCTTTACGTCAAATTAGTGTGCTGTAATTCACGCAGTATATGTCACTCCGCGACCACTACGATCACCTCGTGACCACTGAAGCCTCCTGGAACCTGTCCACGTCCCGCCCGCCGGAGCCACTGCTCGACCCGCGAGTGCTGGATGGCCACCGGCTTTCGGACGGAGGCGGCCTCCCGCCGTCGTACGGGTCGTTCGTCCGGACCTTCGGATGGGGACGCCTCTTCGGCCTGTGGCTCGTCTACACCCCGGTCCCCTCCGGGCGGGCCGACGGGCTGCTGGGCCGGGGCGGCGCCCTCACCACGCGCCTGCGGGAGGAGTTCAGCGAATGGCAGCAGGAGGGATATGACTGGGCGATCGAACCGGACGGCGCCTGGGATCTGCCGTCGCGGCTGGAGGTCTTCGCCATGAGCGAGAACGGCGATTACCTCGCCTGGGACACCGGCAGCCGTGACGCCGAGGGCG
This region of Arthrobacter woluwensis genomic DNA includes:
- a CDS encoding pyridoxal phosphate-dependent decarboxylase family protein, with product MTSSRVELSPGQDFGSGVELALAASNQLLNARNSPNYVAQVLQGVNAVATKIQRTSQPFTGVTPAGLERQVAAVELDQPLPDLTAALEELDELYLKDAVYFHDSRYAAHLNCPVVIPALVGEAILSAVNSSLDTWDQSAGATLIERRLIDWTAERIGLGRDADGVFTSGGSQSNFQALLMARNHAVARLRAESAEHRELRLPLLLDRLRIFTSADSHFSIQKSAAMLGLGFDAVIPVPTTPDHRLDPAALGAALAESQEAGLIPMAVVATAGTTDFGAVDPLHEVSALAKAYDAWMHVDAAYGGGLLVSPRHGGLLNGIHLADSVTVDFHKTFFQPVSSSAVLVRDRAMLRHVTYYADYLNPESAAKAQIPNQVDKSIQTTRRFDALKLWLTLRTMGADAVGALFDEAIDLTARVGTLLDEDPDFELAAAPQLSTLVFRYRPLLNGVPLDEDLADRLNPAIRAAVFASGEAVVAGTTVHGRHHLKFTLLNAETRLSDIQDIIELLRRTGADLLGTLTAPRDDAAVSSVSSDQKDLSA